A single Kribbella aluminosa DNA region contains:
- a CDS encoding DNA polymerase IV yields the protein MRNDPSVLHVDLDAFFAAVEQRDKPSLRGKPVVVGGIGVRGVVSTASYEARRYGVRSAMSTAEARSRCPHAAYLGPRFEVYRETSRAVMAEMRALSPLVEPLSVDEAFVDLSASGLTGLTVDDVRAIADDLKAAIRKVSGGLTASVGAGTSKLIAKIASELDKPDGVVVVPAGTEAEFLAPMQVTVIPGVGPATAQRLSMAGVRTVADLQQLDEDELIRQVGSAHGTSLHRLAVAADDRPVVSDRETKSVSVEDTFETDLIDRALLTAIGDRMAHRVAERLQKAQLSGRTVTVKTRMHDFTTHTRSSTLAGPTDDARVIARVARRLLEESEIGGGIRLLGVGVSSLADWIQDDLFTEDEHAANPIEVVELPSRRRDQRGFHPGQDVEHSGHGRGWVWGSGRGRVTVRFETADTPPGPVRTFSVDDPALTKVQHTGADADGGPETDHNGSGD from the coding sequence GTGCGTAATGATCCGTCGGTGCTGCACGTCGACCTGGACGCGTTCTTCGCGGCCGTCGAGCAGCGGGACAAGCCGTCGCTGCGGGGCAAGCCCGTGGTGGTCGGCGGGATCGGCGTGCGCGGAGTGGTGTCCACGGCGTCGTACGAGGCCCGCCGGTACGGCGTCCGGTCGGCGATGTCGACCGCGGAGGCACGCTCCCGCTGCCCGCACGCGGCCTACCTGGGTCCGCGCTTCGAGGTGTACCGGGAGACCAGCCGCGCGGTGATGGCCGAGATGCGGGCGCTGTCGCCGCTGGTCGAGCCGCTGTCCGTGGACGAGGCGTTCGTCGACCTGTCCGCGAGCGGACTCACCGGGCTGACCGTCGACGACGTCCGGGCGATCGCGGACGACCTGAAGGCCGCGATCCGGAAGGTGAGCGGCGGGCTGACCGCGTCGGTCGGCGCGGGCACGTCGAAGCTGATCGCGAAGATCGCCAGCGAGCTCGACAAGCCGGACGGCGTGGTCGTGGTGCCGGCCGGGACCGAGGCGGAGTTCCTGGCGCCGATGCAGGTGACCGTGATCCCGGGCGTCGGGCCGGCGACGGCGCAGCGGCTGAGCATGGCCGGCGTCCGGACGGTCGCCGACCTGCAGCAGCTCGACGAGGACGAGCTGATCCGCCAGGTCGGCTCGGCGCACGGCACCAGCCTGCACCGGCTCGCGGTCGCGGCCGACGACCGTCCGGTGGTGAGCGACCGGGAGACGAAGTCGGTCAGCGTCGAGGACACGTTCGAGACCGACCTCATCGACCGCGCGCTGCTCACCGCGATCGGCGACCGGATGGCGCACCGGGTCGCCGAGCGGCTGCAGAAGGCGCAGCTGTCCGGGCGGACCGTCACCGTGAAGACCCGGATGCACGACTTCACCACGCACACCCGTTCGTCGACGCTGGCCGGGCCGACCGACGACGCCCGGGTGATCGCGCGGGTGGCCCGCCGGCTGCTCGAGGAGAGCGAGATCGGCGGCGGCATCCGCTTGCTCGGTGTAGGCGTCTCGTCACTCGCCGACTGGATCCAGGACGACCTGTTCACCGAGGACGAGCACGCGGCGAACCCGATCGAGGTGGTCGAGCTGCCGTCCCGGCGGCGCGATCAGCGCGGGTTCCACCCCGGACAGGACGTCGAGCACTCCGGCCACGGCCGCGGTTGGGTGTGGGGTTCCGGGCGCGGCCGGGTGACGGTCCGCTTCGAGACCGCGGACACACCGCCAGGCCCGGTACGGACGTTCTCGGTCGACGATCCGGCCCTCACCAAAGTGCAGCACACCGGTGCCGATGCAGACGGCGGACCCGAAACGGACCACAATGGGTCAGGTGACTGA
- a CDS encoding tetratricopeptide repeat protein translates to MTDERRGVYPFCAPCTAASEAWRTAELTGPMGGRFYGHHDVCENCGSSVRTLYNTVLWVPVSKAGRYRIIPTGGRSYVARRVVDEPVAAVVRREPVAVAHPELDATPEYRLAEACWAESEPGQALPHYQAALAEREQVLAADDPATLRVRLRVAQGLLATANYGRAIAWFELITPQLVAVFGPHHELTRAATEAVTGARLMVGGPRSEALLLTDIVAADIDRLAATDRQLVRDRAALGKALLACGDISDAVEALIQVVRDAVPGHPDTAVYRAALTEACEVAEARGKKRDVQLAGAARQLLSRADAPTSR, encoded by the coding sequence GTGACTGACGAGCGGCGGGGCGTGTACCCGTTCTGCGCGCCGTGTACCGCGGCGTCGGAGGCCTGGCGTACCGCCGAGCTGACAGGCCCGATGGGCGGCCGGTTCTACGGCCACCACGACGTCTGCGAGAACTGTGGGTCCTCGGTGCGGACCCTCTACAACACGGTGCTGTGGGTGCCGGTGTCGAAGGCCGGGCGGTACCGGATCATCCCGACCGGTGGCCGCTCGTACGTCGCCCGCCGGGTGGTCGACGAGCCGGTCGCTGCCGTCGTACGGCGGGAGCCGGTGGCGGTCGCGCATCCCGAGCTCGACGCCACCCCGGAGTACCGGCTGGCCGAGGCGTGCTGGGCCGAGAGCGAGCCCGGTCAGGCGCTGCCGCACTATCAGGCGGCCCTGGCCGAGCGGGAGCAGGTGCTGGCCGCGGACGATCCGGCGACGTTGCGGGTCCGGCTGCGGGTCGCGCAGGGACTGCTCGCGACGGCGAACTACGGTCGCGCGATCGCGTGGTTCGAGCTGATCACGCCGCAGCTGGTCGCGGTGTTCGGGCCGCATCACGAGCTCACCCGGGCGGCGACCGAGGCGGTGACCGGTGCGCGGCTGATGGTCGGCGGTCCGCGCTCGGAGGCGCTGCTGCTGACCGACATCGTTGCCGCTGACATCGATCGGCTCGCGGCCACGGACCGGCAACTGGTGCGCGATCGGGCAGCGTTGGGCAAGGCGTTGCTCGCGTGCGGCGACATCTCGGACGCGGTCGAGGCGCTGATCCAGGTGGTGCGCGACGCCGTACCGGGGCATCCGGACACTGCCGTCTATCGTGCGGCGCTGACCGAGGCGTGCGAGGTCGCCGAGGCGCGCGGGAAGAAGCGCGACGTCCAACTGGCCGGCGCGGCGCGGCAGTTGCTCAGCCGCGCAGACGCACCGACAAGCAGGTGA
- the ddaH gene encoding dimethylargininase, which produces MQKALVRRPSSRLADGLVTHVERQPVHVGLARRQWQAYVDALHGAGWTTVEVPSIDECPDGVFVEDTMVVYGDVAVIARAGAMERRAEAAAAAETVAAQGYRVVPIVEPGTLDGGDVLKIGSTIYVGQGGRTNAAGIAQLRAALAAPAGSAGAARAVGEPVVRGVPVSKVLHLKSAVTALPDGTVIGYEPLVDDPGAFGSFRAVPEEAGAHVVLLDDDRLLMAASAPKSAELFAGLGYTPVVVDISEFEKLEGCVTCLSVRLRG; this is translated from the coding sequence ATGCAGAAGGCCCTGGTCCGCCGTCCGAGCTCGCGGCTTGCTGACGGGCTGGTCACACATGTCGAGCGGCAGCCGGTGCATGTCGGGCTGGCGAGGCGGCAGTGGCAGGCGTACGTCGACGCGCTGCACGGCGCGGGGTGGACGACCGTCGAGGTGCCGTCGATCGACGAATGCCCGGACGGTGTGTTCGTCGAGGACACGATGGTGGTGTACGGCGACGTGGCGGTGATCGCCCGCGCTGGGGCCATGGAACGCCGGGCGGAGGCAGCGGCCGCGGCGGAGACGGTGGCCGCTCAGGGCTACCGCGTCGTACCGATTGTCGAACCCGGCACGCTCGACGGTGGCGATGTGCTGAAGATCGGCTCCACCATCTACGTCGGCCAGGGCGGCCGCACGAATGCCGCCGGCATCGCCCAACTCCGGGCAGCCCTCGCCGCACCCGCCGGCTCAGCCGGCGCTGCGCGGGCGGTGGGAGAGCCTGTGGTGCGTGGTGTTCCCGTTAGCAAGGTGTTGCATTTGAAGTCGGCGGTGACGGCGTTGCCTGACGGGACGGTGATCGGCTACGAGCCGCTGGTGGACGACCCGGGCGCGTTCGGCAGCTTCCGAGCGGTGCCCGAGGAAGCGGGTGCGCACGTCGTACTGCTGGATGACGACCGGCTGTTGATGGCGGCGTCGGCGCCGAAGTCGGCGGAGTTGTTCGCGGGGCTCGGCTACACGCCGGTCGTCGTCGACATCAGCGAGTTCGAGAAGCTGGAAGGCTGCGTCACCTGCTTGTCGGTGCGTCTGCGCGGCTGA
- a CDS encoding MBL fold metallo-hydrolase, whose product MRSLTVLGSCGAWPEAGRACAGFLLEYDGFRVVLDLGYAALPRLLEHCPRGEVDAVVVTHQHPDHCVDVSALARVRHYEAPDAPPVALHCAPGVLDVLRALEPEPDPAEVFDVHELAGTTRIGPFDVLTVELPHYKTNLGVRLSAPGVSVAYTGDSGPSPELRRLAEGTDLFISDATLQGDASDRYLMTAAEAARGSRGAKRLLLTHFWPGSDRSVSVAEAKQIFDGEVIAAEEGLTLPL is encoded by the coding sequence GTGAGGTCGCTGACCGTCCTGGGCTCCTGCGGCGCCTGGCCGGAGGCGGGCCGGGCGTGCGCCGGATTCCTGCTGGAGTACGACGGGTTCCGCGTGGTGCTCGATCTCGGGTACGCCGCGCTGCCGCGTCTGCTGGAGCACTGCCCGCGGGGTGAGGTCGACGCGGTCGTGGTGACCCACCAGCACCCGGACCACTGCGTCGATGTGAGCGCCCTCGCGCGTGTGCGGCACTACGAGGCGCCCGACGCGCCGCCGGTTGCGCTGCACTGTGCCCCGGGTGTTCTCGACGTACTGCGTGCGCTCGAGCCGGAGCCTGATCCGGCGGAGGTGTTCGACGTGCACGAGTTGGCGGGGACCACGCGGATCGGGCCGTTCGACGTACTGACGGTGGAACTGCCGCATTACAAGACGAATCTCGGGGTGCGGTTGTCGGCGCCCGGGGTTTCGGTTGCGTACACCGGCGACAGTGGACCGTCGCCGGAGCTGCGAAGGCTCGCCGAGGGGACCGATCTGTTCATCTCGGACGCCACGCTCCAGGGTGATGCTTCTGACCGCTATCTGATGACGGCAGCCGAGGCCGCACGCGGTTCGCGCGGTGCGAAGCGCCTGCTCCTGACACACTTCTGGCCGGGATCCGACCGCTCAGTGTCCGTAGCAGAGGCCAAGCAGATCTTCGACGGGGAAGTGATCGCAGCAGAAGAAGGGCTCACTCTGCCTCTGTGA
- a CDS encoding YccF domain-containing protein yields MKTLLNLIWLVLAGFWLAVGYTVAGIICCVLIVTIPFGIAAFRIAGYTLWPFGRTVVDKRSAGAGALLGNLIWIVFAGWWLALGHLTTGIALCLTVIGIPLGIANFKLIPVSLLPLGKEIVPSDRPFA; encoded by the coding sequence ATGAAGACGCTTCTCAACCTGATCTGGCTGGTGCTGGCCGGGTTCTGGCTGGCGGTCGGGTACACGGTCGCCGGGATCATCTGCTGCGTGCTGATCGTCACGATCCCGTTCGGGATCGCCGCGTTCCGGATCGCCGGGTACACCCTGTGGCCGTTCGGCCGGACGGTCGTCGACAAGCGCAGCGCCGGCGCGGGCGCGCTGCTCGGCAACCTGATCTGGATCGTCTTCGCCGGCTGGTGGCTGGCGCTCGGCCACCTGACCACCGGGATCGCGCTCTGCCTGACGGTGATCGGCATCCCGCTCGGCATCGCGAACTTCAAGCTGATCCCGGTCTCGCTGCTGCCGCTCGGCAAGGAGATCGTGCCGAGCGATCGTCCGTTCGCGTGA
- a CDS encoding alpha/beta fold hydrolase, whose product MPPSKSATTSSDGTRIAVYTYANPGAPVLVCVHGYPDNAALWEPVAELLAEDFEVVTYDVRGAGESDHPISTSAYSLDRLQEDFQAVLDQAGREVHVLAHDWGSIQAWHFVTDPDLQDRIASFTSISGPSLDHAGYFLRQGNRAVLKQLLHSWYIFYLHLPWLPELAWRKGWAQRAVNLLDKQDPDHHRALGDYVNGMKLYRANVVRHLLRPAERRTDVPVLAVSPDADLYVTTPLQTSVARWASNLTVKVVRGGHWMPRNDPGLVAELVREHTRQVARWET is encoded by the coding sequence TTGCCACCCTCGAAGTCGGCAACTACTAGCTCCGACGGCACCCGCATCGCCGTCTACACCTACGCGAACCCGGGTGCGCCGGTTCTCGTATGTGTGCACGGCTATCCGGACAACGCCGCGTTGTGGGAGCCGGTGGCCGAACTGCTCGCGGAGGACTTCGAGGTCGTCACGTACGACGTACGAGGAGCCGGCGAGTCCGACCACCCGATCAGCACCTCCGCGTACTCCCTGGACCGCCTCCAAGAAGATTTCCAGGCGGTACTCGATCAGGCCGGGCGGGAGGTGCATGTGCTGGCGCACGACTGGGGGTCGATTCAGGCGTGGCATTTTGTGACCGACCCTGACTTGCAGGATCGGATCGCGTCTTTTACGTCCATCTCGGGGCCGTCACTGGACCATGCCGGATACTTCCTTCGCCAAGGCAACCGCGCAGTACTCAAACAACTGCTGCACTCCTGGTACATCTTCTACCTCCACCTCCCTTGGCTCCCGGAGCTTGCCTGGCGCAAAGGATGGGCGCAGCGCGCCGTCAACCTCCTCGATAAGCAGGACCCGGACCACCACCGCGCGCTCGGCGACTACGTCAACGGTATGAAGCTCTACCGTGCGAACGTCGTCCGGCACCTGCTGCGGCCCGCGGAGCGCCGTACCGACGTACCTGTGCTGGCGGTGTCGCCCGACGCCGACCTGTACGTCACCACCCCGCTGCAGACCTCCGTCGCGCGCTGGGCCTCGAACCTGACCGTGAAGGTGGTCAGGGGTGGCCACTGGATGCCCCGGAACGATCCCGGACTTGTGGCCGAACTCGTCCGGGAACACACCCGTCAGGTGGCACGCTGGGAGACATGA
- a CDS encoding saccharopine dehydrogenase family protein, producing the protein MSRAYDVVLLGASGFTGALTAEYLEKNAPEGFRWAVAGRNKAKLERFGKDVLYADVTDAESLRALAESAKVVATTVGPYVQYGEPLVAACAEAGTGYLDLTGEPEFLDLMYVRYDERAKQTGARIIHACGFDSIPYDLGVQYTVEQLPENVPIQVDGLLRAGGRPSGGTFHTAITAFSRPKQNLDAHRARRAAEARPQGRKARAVTGRIHRQQGFWAVPLPTIDPQIVGFSGRLLDRYGPDFRYSHYAAMKRLPAVAAGIGGVGLLVAGAQVPPVRNALLKRLQPGDGPSLETRARSWFNVRFVGRGGGKQVVTEVAGRDPGYDETAKMLGESALCLALDDLPETAGQTTTAAAMGPALRERLMKAGMTFATLEVGNY; encoded by the coding sequence ATGAGCCGCGCGTACGACGTCGTACTGCTCGGGGCGTCCGGGTTCACAGGCGCGCTGACCGCGGAGTACCTGGAGAAGAACGCGCCGGAGGGGTTCCGCTGGGCCGTTGCCGGACGCAACAAGGCCAAGCTGGAGCGGTTCGGCAAGGACGTCCTGTACGCCGACGTCACGGACGCCGAGTCGCTGCGTGCGCTGGCCGAGTCGGCGAAGGTGGTCGCGACGACGGTCGGCCCCTACGTGCAGTACGGCGAACCGCTCGTGGCGGCCTGTGCCGAGGCCGGGACGGGGTACCTCGATCTGACCGGCGAGCCGGAGTTCCTGGACCTGATGTACGTGCGGTACGACGAGCGCGCCAAGCAGACCGGGGCGCGGATCATCCACGCGTGCGGCTTCGACTCGATCCCGTACGACCTCGGGGTGCAGTACACCGTGGAGCAGCTGCCCGAGAACGTGCCGATCCAGGTCGACGGTCTGCTCCGGGCCGGTGGCCGGCCGTCGGGTGGGACGTTCCACACGGCGATCACGGCGTTCTCGCGGCCGAAGCAGAACCTCGACGCGCACCGGGCACGGCGGGCCGCGGAGGCCCGGCCGCAGGGGCGGAAGGCGCGTGCGGTGACGGGCCGGATCCACCGCCAGCAAGGGTTCTGGGCGGTTCCGCTGCCGACGATCGACCCACAGATCGTCGGGTTCTCGGGGCGGCTCCTCGACCGCTACGGACCCGACTTCAGGTACTCGCACTACGCCGCGATGAAGCGCCTGCCGGCTGTTGCCGCAGGCATCGGTGGGGTAGGCCTGCTGGTCGCCGGCGCGCAGGTGCCGCCGGTACGGAACGCGCTGCTCAAGCGGCTGCAGCCCGGCGACGGCCCGAGCCTCGAGACCCGTGCCCGCTCCTGGTTCAACGTCCGCTTCGTGGGCCGCGGTGGCGGCAAACAGGTCGTCACCGAGGTGGCCGGCCGCGACCCCGGGTACGACGAGACCGCCAAGATGCTGGGTGAAAGCGCCCTCTGCCTGGCCCTCGACGACCTCCCGGAGACCGCCGGCCAAACCACAACAGCCGCAGCCATGGGCCCCGCCCTGCGCGAACGCCTGATGAAAGCGGGGATGACCTTTGCCACCCTCGAAGTCGGCAACTACTAG
- a CDS encoding SDR family oxidoreductase, with protein MRPLAGQVVLVTGASRGIGAAVARKLAQDGATLALVGLEPDELKKVAEDCGPDAGWWEADVTDVDSLQAAVEGIAERYGRIDVVMANAGIAAPGFTRSMDPKAWERVIDVDLLGVWRTVHLTLPYLLESKGYLLLVSSLAAIVHIPGLASYNVAKAGVEAMGDTLRPELKHLGVRVGVAHMTFVDTDMVRGVDTHPVFGKVRTGIPMVSRTYPLDFAVGKFVEGITKRSRTVHVPGWIGALKVVRWVLPHLIEAGSRFSVPKADAAALADVQARGAEASSRPTGAGGLADTEKAAGK; from the coding sequence ATGCGTCCGTTGGCCGGTCAAGTCGTGCTCGTCACCGGAGCCTCCCGGGGGATCGGTGCCGCGGTCGCCCGGAAGCTGGCGCAGGACGGCGCCACCCTCGCCCTCGTCGGCCTGGAGCCGGACGAGCTGAAGAAGGTCGCCGAGGACTGCGGCCCGGACGCGGGCTGGTGGGAGGCCGACGTCACGGACGTCGACTCCCTGCAGGCCGCCGTCGAGGGGATCGCGGAGCGGTACGGGCGGATCGACGTCGTGATGGCGAACGCCGGCATCGCCGCGCCGGGCTTCACCCGGAGCATGGACCCGAAGGCCTGGGAGCGGGTCATCGACGTGGACCTGCTCGGTGTCTGGCGGACCGTGCACCTGACGCTGCCGTACCTGCTGGAGAGCAAGGGGTACCTCCTGCTGGTGTCGTCGCTGGCCGCGATCGTGCACATCCCGGGGCTCGCGTCGTACAACGTGGCGAAGGCCGGTGTCGAGGCGATGGGCGACACGTTGCGGCCGGAGCTGAAGCACCTCGGCGTGCGGGTCGGCGTCGCGCACATGACGTTCGTGGACACCGACATGGTGCGCGGCGTCGACACGCACCCGGTGTTCGGCAAGGTCCGGACCGGGATCCCGATGGTGAGCAGGACGTACCCGCTGGACTTCGCGGTCGGCAAGTTCGTCGAGGGGATCACGAAGCGCTCGCGGACCGTGCACGTGCCCGGCTGGATCGGCGCGCTGAAGGTGGTCCGGTGGGTGCTGCCGCACCTCATCGAGGCGGGTTCGCGGTTCAGCGTCCCGAAGGCGGACGCGGCGGCGCTCGCCGACGTCCAGGCACGCGGCGCGGAAGCGTCCTCCCGGCCGACCGGCGCGGGCGGCCTGGCCGATACCGAGAAGGCTGCCGGGAAATGA
- a CDS encoding TetR/AcrR family transcriptional regulator, producing the protein MTQTSSSRLRPGERRAQILAAARRVLLADPHRELTVELVAAEAGVSPALLFHYFGSKKKFQYAVIEEAAAEVMLRTAPDPSLPPAEQLRAGIRAFVRAVLEAPQLYRATLLMSAAGDPEIRALHSDLRRVFSQWVIGAVAERGIEVTPVVELACHGWQGYVEQTLLVWIDDPTVSPEALEHLCEQSLDAILSTTT; encoded by the coding sequence ATGACCCAGACCTCATCCTCCAGGCTGCGCCCCGGCGAACGGCGCGCGCAGATCCTGGCCGCCGCCCGGCGCGTACTGCTCGCGGACCCGCACCGCGAGCTCACGGTGGAGCTGGTCGCCGCCGAGGCGGGGGTCTCCCCCGCACTGCTGTTCCACTACTTCGGCTCGAAGAAGAAGTTCCAGTACGCCGTCATCGAGGAGGCGGCCGCCGAGGTCATGCTGCGGACCGCTCCGGACCCGTCGTTGCCGCCGGCCGAGCAACTCCGGGCCGGCATCCGCGCGTTCGTCCGCGCCGTACTCGAGGCCCCGCAGCTGTACCGGGCGACGCTGCTGATGTCCGCGGCCGGCGACCCCGAGATCCGGGCGCTGCACTCCGACCTGCGGCGGGTGTTCAGCCAGTGGGTGATCGGCGCGGTCGCCGAGCGTGGCATCGAGGTCACCCCCGTCGTCGAGCTCGCCTGTCACGGCTGGCAGGGTTACGTCGAACAGACCCTGCTGGTGTGGATCGACGACCCGACCGTCTCGCCGGAAGCTCTCGAGCATCTCTGTGAACAGTCGCTGGACGCGATCCTTTCGACGACGACCTAG
- the xth gene encoding exodeoxyribonuclease III, which yields MLVATVNVNGIRAAFRRGMGPWLQDVDPDLLLMQEVRAPDDVLRDLLGGDWNVAHAEPASDGHKGRAGVAVATRRPIKGERGDIGPERFDGSGRWVEADVVLDDGSTLTAISTYVFTGEFETPPRQEEKYAFLDAITARLTDLRADGRHVLMCGDLNIAHREEDLKAWKANRKKSGFLPEERAWLDRLFEAGWVDLGRRFGGDGPGPYSWWSWRGKAFDNDAGWRIDYQIASPEFATTAKNCVVHRAPTYAERWSDHAPVVATYAL from the coding sequence GTGCTGGTTGCCACGGTGAACGTGAACGGGATCAGGGCCGCCTTCCGGCGCGGGATGGGGCCGTGGCTGCAGGACGTCGACCCGGACTTGCTGCTGATGCAGGAAGTCCGCGCGCCTGACGACGTTCTGCGCGATCTGCTCGGCGGCGACTGGAACGTCGCGCACGCCGAGCCCGCCAGCGACGGGCACAAGGGCCGCGCCGGTGTCGCGGTGGCGACCCGGCGGCCGATCAAGGGCGAGCGCGGCGACATCGGCCCGGAGCGGTTCGACGGCTCCGGGCGGTGGGTCGAGGCGGACGTGGTCCTCGACGACGGATCGACTCTGACGGCGATCAGCACGTACGTCTTCACCGGCGAGTTCGAGACGCCGCCGCGGCAGGAGGAGAAGTACGCGTTCCTGGACGCGATCACCGCACGGCTGACCGATCTGCGCGCCGACGGCCGGCACGTGCTGATGTGCGGCGACCTGAACATCGCGCACCGCGAGGAAGACCTGAAGGCCTGGAAGGCGAACCGCAAGAAGAGCGGCTTCCTGCCCGAGGAACGCGCCTGGCTGGACCGGCTGTTCGAGGCCGGCTGGGTCGACCTCGGCCGCAGGTTCGGCGGCGACGGCCCCGGCCCGTACTCGTGGTGGTCCTGGCGCGGCAAGGCCTTCGACAACGACGCGGGCTGGCGCATCGACTACCAGATCGCCTCCCCCGAGTTCGCGACCACCGCGAAGAACTGCGTCGTCCACCGCGCCCCCACCTACGCCGAACGCTGGAGCGACCACGCCCCGGTCGTCGCGACGTACGCCCTCTAA
- a CDS encoding ABC transporter substrate-binding protein, with amino-acid sequence MNTPPSASERTDGSSVRIGALVPLTRPGWVEAGRHLLAGLELAAREVNDTGGIAGRPLELVVRDTAADPQKAAAAVDELAGLGVAALAGEYHSVVARTAAARADALGLPFLCSSAVLDALTEQPTDWVARLAPPQSRGWQLYADFLLRAGHRRIAVATQPTVYWASGTRILRDSLAPRGGTVIELDMSALTPAAVCDELAAQRATALLLLVGHPEPAVPIVKAVRRDQRLAEVMLGAPAGQPEFTEWAALLGDDGAAIPFLRYLPERLGPLGTRVETTLRERLGGAPSFVAFEGYDTVAVLADVLRSQGADRARIADFWPRVAVEGTRGQIQFSRTPGISVWQWAGTPIQVVDRDPAEADRFRILHAGGESTAAQPPTT; translated from the coding sequence ATGAATACACCACCATCTGCATCGGAGCGGACCGACGGATCGTCAGTGCGGATCGGCGCTCTGGTTCCGCTCACCCGGCCCGGCTGGGTCGAGGCAGGCCGGCATCTGCTCGCTGGACTCGAGCTTGCCGCTCGCGAAGTCAATGACACCGGCGGGATCGCCGGACGACCACTCGAGCTGGTCGTCCGAGACACCGCAGCCGATCCTCAGAAGGCCGCGGCGGCCGTGGACGAATTGGCCGGCCTGGGCGTGGCTGCCTTGGCAGGGGAATATCACAGTGTCGTGGCGCGCACCGCTGCTGCCAGGGCCGATGCCCTCGGGCTGCCGTTTCTCTGCTCGTCGGCGGTTCTCGACGCGCTCACCGAACAACCAACGGATTGGGTCGCGCGCCTCGCGCCACCGCAGTCCCGCGGCTGGCAGCTGTACGCCGACTTCCTCCTCCGCGCGGGCCACCGCCGAATCGCCGTGGCTACCCAGCCGACCGTCTACTGGGCGTCCGGGACCCGCATCCTGCGGGACAGTCTCGCTCCCCGCGGCGGCACCGTCATCGAGCTCGACATGAGCGCGCTCACGCCCGCCGCCGTGTGCGACGAGCTCGCCGCCCAGCGGGCGACGGCCCTCCTTCTTCTGGTCGGCCATCCGGAGCCGGCCGTGCCGATCGTCAAGGCGGTTCGCCGCGACCAGCGCCTCGCCGAGGTCATGCTGGGTGCTCCGGCAGGGCAACCGGAGTTCACCGAATGGGCGGCGCTGCTCGGCGACGACGGCGCCGCGATCCCGTTCTTGCGCTACCTGCCCGAGCGCCTCGGCCCGCTCGGTACCCGAGTCGAGACCACGCTCCGCGAGCGGCTCGGCGGAGCGCCCTCCTTTGTCGCCTTCGAGGGCTACGACACGGTCGCCGTTCTGGCCGACGTACTGCGTTCTCAGGGCGCGGACCGGGCGCGCATTGCCGACTTCTGGCCGCGTGTTGCCGTCGAGGGCACCCGTGGGCAGATCCAGTTCTCCCGCACGCCAGGCATCAGCGTCTGGCAATGGGCCGGTACGCCGATCCAGGTCGTCGATCGAGATCCGGCGGAAGCCGATCGCTTCCGGATCCTTCACGCCGGCGGAGAGAGCACGGCGGCACAACCGCCCACCACCTGA